The Micromonospora sp. WMMD961 genome has a segment encoding these proteins:
- the rpsK gene encoding 30S ribosomal protein S11: MPPKARAGAAVKKVRRKERKNVAHGQAHIKSTFNNTIVSITDPTGAVISWASAGQVGFKGSRKSTPFAAQLAAEAAARRAMEHGMRKVDVFVKGPGSGRETAIRSLQAVGLEVGQISDVTPQPHNGCRPPKRRRV, encoded by the coding sequence ATGCCACCGAAGGCTCGTGCCGGAGCCGCTGTCAAGAAGGTCCGGCGCAAGGAACGCAAGAACGTCGCCCACGGGCAGGCGCACATCAAGAGCACGTTCAACAACACCATCGTGTCCATCACGGACCCGACCGGTGCGGTCATCTCCTGGGCCTCCGCTGGCCAGGTGGGCTTCAAGGGCTCCCGCAAGTCGACTCCGTTCGCCGCGCAGCTGGCCGCCGAGGCTGCCGCGCGTCGCGCCATGGAGCACGGCATGCGCAAGGTCGACGTGTTCGTCAAGGGCCCCGGCTCCGGCCGGGAGACCGCCATCCGTTCGCTGCAGGCCGTGGGCCTCGAGGTCGGGCAGATCTCCGACGTCACCCCGCAGCCGCACAACGGATGCCGTCCGCCGAAGCGTCGCCGGGTCTGA
- the rpmJ gene encoding 50S ribosomal protein L36, whose protein sequence is MKVKPSVKRICNKCRVIRRHGRVMVICSDPRHKQRQG, encoded by the coding sequence GTGAAGGTCAAGCCGAGCGTCAAGAGGATCTGCAACAAGTGCCGGGTTATCCGCCGGCACGGCCGGGTCATGGTCATCTGCAGCGACCCGCGCCACAAGCAGCGCCAGGGCTGA
- a CDS encoding transposase produces MIVVMEVVRYTYRLRPGATTTAALLAEWGRCRFLWNEAVHQQKVGAKPTFGSLSKMLTEARARNAWLRAGSQVAQQQTLRTYAAALRHSFTVKGRGRPKAKARKRSLPSMEYTLRGFTMADERLRLAGGITMPVVWSRDLPSPPTSVRVYQDSLGHWYASFVVRREVAAAPEAAGAIGVDWGVSTTATTTDARFDLPHLGHRKRCAAELARAQRKMARRRRPKGHSQSNGYHRAKHAAAKLHKKAARQNSHDSRQWAKRVVDNHQVIAVEDFKPTFLAKSTMARKAADAAIGAAKRELIQQGTRAGRKVVLVPPAYTTMTCSSCAARAKQRIGLNVRVFECAVCGFTACRDLNAARAILATVERDRAGADDVRHVTPSLRGAGSNAVRAGNPLDSSVWKR; encoded by the coding sequence GTGATTGTTGTGATGGAGGTAGTGCGCTACACCTACCGGCTGCGCCCCGGCGCGACCACGACGGCCGCACTGCTCGCTGAATGGGGCCGCTGCCGATTCCTATGGAACGAAGCCGTGCACCAGCAGAAGGTCGGCGCGAAGCCCACCTTCGGCAGCCTTTCTAAGATGCTTACTGAAGCCCGCGCCCGAAACGCTTGGCTGCGCGCCGGCTCGCAGGTCGCTCAGCAACAAACGCTGCGCACCTACGCGGCGGCGCTGCGCCATTCGTTCACCGTCAAAGGCCGGGGACGACCGAAGGCGAAAGCCCGCAAACGCTCGTTGCCCAGCATGGAGTACACCCTGCGTGGCTTCACCATGGCCGACGAGCGGCTGCGCCTTGCCGGTGGCATCACCATGCCCGTCGTCTGGTCTCGGGATTTGCCGTCCCCGCCAACCAGCGTGCGTGTCTACCAAGACAGCCTCGGGCACTGGTACGCGTCGTTCGTCGTCCGCCGCGAGGTCGCCGCCGCACCCGAGGCGGCCGGGGCGATCGGCGTTGACTGGGGTGTCAGTACCACCGCCACCACCACCGATGCCCGATTCGACCTGCCACACCTCGGACATCGCAAGCGGTGCGCCGCCGAGTTGGCCAGGGCGCAGCGGAAGATGGCTCGCCGGCGCCGCCCGAAGGGCCACTCCCAGTCCAACGGCTACCACAGGGCCAAGCACGCGGCGGCGAAGCTGCACAAGAAAGCAGCCCGACAAAACAGCCACGACTCCCGGCAGTGGGCGAAACGAGTCGTCGACAACCACCAAGTGATCGCCGTGGAAGACTTTAAACCGACGTTCCTGGCCAAATCCACGATGGCACGTAAGGCAGCTGATGCCGCGATCGGCGCGGCCAAGCGGGAGCTGATCCAGCAGGGTACGCGGGCGGGCCGGAAGGTGGTGTTGGTTCCGCCCGCCTACACGACCATGACGTGTTCCTCGTGCGCGGCGAGAGCCAAGCAGCGCATCGGGTTGAACGTCAGAGTCTTCGAGTGCGCGGTCTGTGGCTTCACCGCCTGCCGTGACCTCAATGCCGCGAGAGCGATCCTCGCCACGGTAGAGCGCGACCGTGCCGGTGCTGACGACGTAAGACATGTGACCCCCTCCCTTCGGGGTGCGGGGTCGAATGCGGTCCGAGCCGGAAATCCGCTGGATTCATCCGTGTGGAAGCGTTAA
- a CDS encoding ATP-binding cassette domain-containing protein — MGYVDVAGVGHILPDGRELFADVSFRVGEGAKIALVGPNGAGKTTLLRMVAGDLPVRSGVVARAGGLGVMRQFIGMIGDESTLADLALSLAPPALRDAGRRLGETETAMRAAEARGKFSNAAGKAQLAYADALGAWGEAGGYDAEVLFDTVATIVLGQPWDAVRDRPVRTLSGGQQKRFALELLLRGPDEVLLLDEPDNFLDVPGKRWLEARLRESSKSVLYVSHDRELLAQSADRVVAVEGGSAWVHPGGFASWHDARVARHARLDELRRRWDEEHQKLRELMLMYKQKAAYNDGLASRYQAAQTRLRKFEEAGPPPVPPKDQDIRMRLAGGRTGKRAVVCEQLELDGLTFPFDLEIWYGDRVAVLGANGTGKSHFLRLLARGGTDPDPANGPVDGAGALAPVAHAGVARLGARVRPGHFSQTHDRPELMSKTLVEILWRGDEHRTGMDRHAAMGVLSRYELAAQGDQRFGTLSGGQQARFLVLLLELSGATLLLLDEPTDNLDLASAEALEAGLNAFEGTVIAVTHDRWFTRSFDRFVLFRGDNEVVETPEPVWDVG; from the coding sequence GTGGGATACGTGGATGTGGCAGGGGTCGGGCACATCCTGCCCGACGGTCGGGAACTCTTCGCCGACGTGTCGTTCCGGGTGGGAGAGGGCGCCAAGATCGCCCTGGTCGGCCCGAACGGCGCGGGGAAGACGACTCTGCTGAGGATGGTCGCCGGCGACCTGCCGGTGCGCAGCGGCGTCGTCGCACGTGCCGGTGGGCTGGGCGTCATGCGCCAGTTCATCGGCATGATCGGAGACGAGTCGACGCTCGCCGACCTGGCGTTGTCGTTGGCCCCGCCCGCACTGCGCGACGCCGGCCGCCGGCTCGGCGAGACCGAGACGGCCATGCGGGCGGCCGAGGCCCGCGGAAAGTTCAGCAACGCCGCCGGCAAGGCCCAGTTGGCGTACGCGGACGCGCTCGGTGCCTGGGGGGAGGCCGGCGGCTACGACGCCGAGGTGCTCTTCGACACCGTCGCGACGATCGTGCTCGGCCAACCCTGGGATGCTGTCCGGGACCGGCCGGTGCGCACCCTCTCCGGCGGTCAACAGAAGCGTTTCGCCCTCGAGCTGCTGTTGCGCGGCCCGGACGAGGTGCTGTTGCTCGACGAGCCGGACAACTTCCTCGACGTGCCCGGCAAACGGTGGCTGGAGGCGCGACTGCGCGAGTCGAGCAAGTCGGTGCTCTACGTCTCGCACGACCGCGAGTTGCTGGCCCAGAGCGCCGACCGGGTGGTCGCCGTCGAGGGTGGCAGCGCCTGGGTGCACCCGGGTGGCTTCGCGAGCTGGCACGATGCCCGAGTCGCCCGGCACGCCCGCCTCGACGAGCTGCGTCGGCGCTGGGACGAGGAACACCAGAAGCTGCGCGAGCTGATGCTGATGTACAAGCAGAAGGCCGCGTACAACGACGGGTTGGCCTCGCGCTACCAGGCCGCGCAGACCCGATTGCGCAAGTTCGAGGAGGCCGGGCCGCCGCCCGTACCGCCGAAGGACCAGGACATCCGGATGCGGCTGGCCGGCGGGCGGACCGGCAAGCGCGCGGTCGTCTGCGAGCAGCTTGAGCTCGACGGCCTGACGTTCCCCTTCGACCTGGAGATCTGGTACGGCGACCGGGTGGCGGTGCTCGGCGCCAACGGCACCGGCAAGTCGCACTTCCTGCGGTTGCTGGCCCGGGGCGGCACCGACCCGGACCCGGCGAACGGGCCGGTGGACGGCGCGGGAGCGCTTGCCCCGGTGGCGCACGCCGGTGTGGCCCGGCTCGGTGCCCGGGTCCGCCCCGGGCACTTCTCGCAGACCCACGACCGCCCGGAGCTGATGTCGAAGACCCTTGTCGAGATCCTCTGGCGGGGCGACGAGCACCGCACCGGGATGGACCGGCACGCCGCCATGGGGGTGCTGAGTCGGTACGAATTGGCCGCGCAGGGCGACCAGCGCTTCGGCACGCTCTCCGGCGGTCAGCAGGCCCGCTTCCTGGTGCTGCTGTTGGAGCTGTCCGGGGCGACCCTGCTGCTGCTCGACGAACCCACCGACAACCTGGACCTGGCCAGCGCGGAAGCCCTCGAAGCGGGCCTGAACGCCTTCGAGGGGACGGTGATCGCGGTCACCCACGACCGATGGTTCACCCGGTCCTTCGACCGGTTCGTGCTGTTCCGGGGCGACAACGAGGTGGTGGAGACCCCGGAACCGGTCTGGGACGTCGGCTGA
- the rpsD gene encoding 30S ribosomal protein S4, translating to MARYTGADCRRCRREKMKLFLKGSKCDGPKCPFESRPFPPGQHGRGRTKETEYLLQLREKQKARRVYGVLEKQFRGYYEEAVGKQAKTGEVLLQILESRLDNVVYRAGYAHSRDMARQLVKHGHFTVNGKKVDIPSYRVKEHDIIEVRGKSKELTPFVVAQAQAGSKTVPAWLEAIPSQMKVLVHSLPARQVIDTQVQEQLIVELYSK from the coding sequence ATGGCTCGTTACACCGGTGCTGACTGCCGCCGTTGCCGGCGGGAGAAGATGAAGCTGTTCCTCAAGGGCAGCAAGTGCGATGGTCCGAAGTGCCCGTTCGAGTCCCGGCCGTTCCCGCCCGGGCAGCACGGCCGCGGCCGCACCAAGGAGACGGAGTACCTGCTCCAGCTCCGCGAGAAGCAGAAGGCCCGCCGCGTGTACGGCGTGCTGGAGAAGCAGTTCCGCGGTTACTACGAGGAAGCCGTCGGCAAGCAGGCCAAGACCGGTGAGGTCCTCCTGCAGATCCTCGAGTCGCGGCTGGACAACGTCGTCTACCGGGCCGGCTACGCCCACTCGCGGGACATGGCCCGCCAGTTGGTCAAGCACGGTCACTTCACGGTGAACGGCAAGAAGGTCGACATCCCGTCGTACCGCGTCAAGGAGCACGACATCATCGAGGTTCGGGGCAAGAGCAAGGAGCTCACCCCGTTCGTCGTCGCGCAGGCCCAGGCCGGCTCGAAGACGGTCCCGGCGTGGCTTGAGGCCATCCCGAGCCAGATGAAGGTGCTCGTGCACTCCCTCCCGGCCCGGCAGGTCATCGACACGCAGGTCCAGGAGCAGCTGATCGTCGAGCTCTACTCCAAGTAG
- the truA gene encoding tRNA pseudouridine(38-40) synthase TruA produces MDELIRLRLDVSYDGTDFSGWAPQPTRRTVAGVLVETLDLVLGAGTATGLTVAGRTDAGVHATGQVCHLDLPAEVWREHEGRLLRRLARLLPTDVRVRAMTEVPADFDARFSATFRRYEYRVTDAPFGAEPLRRHEVLAWPKPLDLAALNAAAGGLVGEHDFAAYCRRKENATTLREVTRLDWRRDPHGILVATVQADAFCQAMVRSLVGAMLVAGDGRRPVEWPGSLLTRAARSSEVTVAPARGLTLVAVGYPADPADYARRADLTRRLRVPIEG; encoded by the coding sequence GTGGACGAGCTGATCCGGCTGCGGCTGGACGTCTCGTACGACGGCACGGACTTCTCCGGCTGGGCGCCCCAGCCGACCCGGCGCACCGTCGCGGGGGTGCTGGTCGAGACCCTGGACCTTGTCCTCGGCGCCGGCACGGCCACCGGGCTGACGGTGGCCGGGCGGACCGACGCGGGCGTGCACGCCACCGGGCAGGTGTGTCACCTGGACCTGCCGGCCGAGGTGTGGCGGGAGCACGAGGGGCGGCTGCTGCGGCGCCTGGCCCGGCTGCTCCCCACCGACGTGCGGGTACGGGCGATGACCGAGGTGCCGGCCGACTTCGACGCCCGGTTCTCGGCGACCTTCCGACGCTACGAGTACCGGGTCACCGACGCGCCCTTCGGTGCGGAGCCGCTGCGCCGGCACGAGGTGTTGGCCTGGCCGAAGCCGCTGGACCTGGCCGCGCTGAACGCTGCTGCGGGCGGCCTGGTCGGGGAGCACGACTTCGCCGCGTACTGCCGGCGCAAGGAGAACGCGACCACGCTACGCGAGGTGACCCGGCTGGACTGGCGGCGCGACCCGCACGGCATCCTGGTCGCCACCGTCCAGGCCGACGCGTTCTGCCAGGCGATGGTGCGCAGCCTGGTGGGGGCGATGTTGGTGGCGGGCGACGGCCGCCGCCCGGTCGAGTGGCCGGGCAGCCTGCTCACCCGTGCGGCCCGCTCCAGCGAGGTGACAGTGGCGCCGGCGCGCGGGTTGACGCTGGTCGCGGTCGGCTATCCGGCCGATCCGGCGGACTACGCCCGCCGCGCCGACCTCACCCGCCGGCTGCGGGTCCCGATCGAGGGCTGA
- the infA gene encoding translation initiation factor IF-1, whose protein sequence is MPKKDGAIEIEGRVIEPLPNAMFRVELANGHKVLAHISGKMRQHYIRILPEDRVVVELSPYDLTRGRIVYRYK, encoded by the coding sequence ATGCCGAAAAAAGACGGAGCCATTGAGATCGAGGGTCGGGTCATCGAGCCCCTGCCGAACGCCATGTTCCGGGTGGAGCTCGCGAACGGTCACAAGGTGTTGGCTCACATCAGCGGCAAGATGCGGCAGCACTACATCCGCATTCTTCCGGAGGACCGGGTCGTCGTCGAACTCTCGCCGTACGACCTGACCCGCGGGCGCATCGTCTACCGCTACAAGTAG
- a CDS encoding DNA-directed RNA polymerase subunit alpha yields the protein MLISQRPSLSEESINETRSRFAIEPLEPGFGYTLGNSLRRTLLSSIPGAAVTSIKIDGVLHEFTTIPGVKEDVVELVMNIKELCVSSEHDEPVSMYLRKQGPGDVTAGDIQPPAGVSVHNPDLKLATLNGKGRLDMELTVERGRGYVTAAQNKQSGAEIGRIPVDSIYSPVLKVTYRVEATRVEQRTDFDRLIIDVETKPSMGPRTALASAGSTLVELFGLARELDETAEGIDIGPSPQDAQLAADLALPIEELDLTVRSYNCLKREGINSVGELIGRTEADLLDIRNFGQKSIDEVKMKLAGMGLGLKDSAPNFDPAHVVDTFGEADYDTDDYRETEQL from the coding sequence ATGCTCATCAGCCAGCGACCCTCCCTGTCCGAGGAGTCGATCAACGAGACCCGGTCGCGGTTCGCCATCGAGCCGCTGGAGCCGGGCTTCGGCTACACCCTGGGTAACTCGCTGCGGCGTACGCTGCTGTCGTCGATCCCGGGCGCGGCCGTCACCTCGATCAAGATCGACGGCGTTCTGCACGAGTTCACCACGATCCCCGGTGTCAAGGAGGACGTGGTCGAGCTCGTCATGAACATCAAGGAGCTGTGCGTCAGCTCCGAGCACGACGAGCCGGTCAGCATGTACCTGCGCAAGCAGGGCCCGGGCGACGTGACCGCGGGTGACATCCAGCCCCCGGCCGGCGTCTCGGTGCACAACCCGGATCTCAAGCTCGCCACCCTCAACGGCAAGGGCCGGCTCGACATGGAGCTGACCGTCGAGCGGGGCCGGGGTTACGTGACGGCCGCGCAGAACAAGCAGTCCGGTGCCGAGATCGGCCGGATCCCGGTCGACTCGATCTACTCGCCGGTGCTGAAGGTGACCTACCGCGTCGAGGCGACCCGTGTGGAGCAGCGCACCGACTTCGACCGGCTGATCATCGACGTCGAGACCAAGCCGTCGATGGGCCCGCGTACCGCGCTGGCCTCCGCCGGTTCGACGCTCGTGGAGCTCTTCGGGCTGGCCCGGGAGCTGGACGAGACCGCCGAGGGCATCGACATCGGGCCGTCCCCGCAGGACGCCCAGCTGGCGGCGGACCTCGCTCTGCCGATCGAGGAGCTGGACCTCACCGTCCGTTCCTACAACTGCCTCAAGCGCGAGGGCATCAACTCCGTTGGTGAGCTCATCGGGCGTACCGAGGCCGACCTCCTCGACATTCGCAACTTCGGTCAGAAGTCGATCGACGAGGTCAAGATGAAGCTCGCCGGGATGGGTCTCGGGCTGAAGGACTCGGCTCCGAACTTCGACCCGGCGCACGTCGTGGACACCTTCGGCGAGGCCGACTACGACACCGACGACTACCGCGAGACCGAGCAGCTCTAG
- a CDS encoding aldo/keto reductase, producing the protein MTYRRLGDSGLVVSVVGIGCNNFGRKLDLDGTRAVVDAALDAGINLFDTADIYGEPQGASEELLGQALKGRRDDVVVATKFGMDMNGLNGPDFGARGSRRYIARAVEASLRRLGTDHIDLYQMHEPDPGTPIDETLAALDDLVRDGKVRYLGNSNFTGWQIADADWVASSNGRARFISAQNHYSLLERSVETEVIPACERFGLGMLPFFPLANGLLTGKYRREAQPPAGSRLSGGGRYAERLAAADWDTIEAIEAYAGERGLSMLQVAIGGLAAQPAVTSVIAGATTPEQVLANAAAGTWEPTDEDLAALRAIL; encoded by the coding sequence ATGACCTATCGCCGGCTGGGCGACTCCGGGCTCGTGGTTTCCGTGGTCGGCATCGGCTGCAACAACTTCGGCCGCAAGCTCGACCTCGACGGCACCCGTGCGGTGGTGGACGCCGCCCTGGACGCCGGGATCAACCTTTTCGACACCGCCGACATCTACGGTGAGCCGCAGGGCGCCTCCGAGGAGCTGCTCGGGCAGGCGCTCAAGGGCCGCCGGGACGACGTGGTGGTGGCCACCAAGTTCGGCATGGACATGAACGGCCTCAACGGGCCCGACTTCGGGGCACGGGGTTCGCGCCGCTACATCGCCCGCGCCGTCGAGGCGTCGCTGCGTCGGCTCGGCACCGACCACATCGACCTGTACCAGATGCACGAGCCGGACCCGGGCACCCCGATCGACGAGACCCTCGCCGCCCTGGACGACCTGGTCCGCGACGGCAAGGTGCGCTACCTGGGCAATTCCAACTTCACCGGGTGGCAGATCGCCGACGCGGACTGGGTCGCCTCGTCGAACGGGCGGGCCCGCTTCATCAGCGCCCAGAACCACTACAGCCTGCTGGAGCGGTCGGTGGAGACCGAGGTGATCCCGGCGTGTGAGCGGTTCGGCCTGGGGATGCTGCCGTTCTTCCCGCTCGCCAACGGTCTGCTCACCGGCAAGTACCGGCGCGAGGCTCAGCCGCCCGCCGGCAGCCGGCTCTCCGGCGGTGGCCGCTACGCCGAGCGGCTCGCCGCAGCCGACTGGGACACCATCGAGGCGATCGAGGCGTACGCGGGCGAGCGGGGTCTGAGCATGCTCCAGGTGGCGATCGGCGGGCTGGCCGCCCAGCCGGCGGTGACCTCGGTGATCGCCGGTGCCACCACCCCCGAGCAGGTCCTCGCCAACGCCGCCGCCGGCACCTGGGAACCCACTGACGAGGACCTGGCGGCGCTGCGCGCCATCCTCTGA
- a CDS encoding methyltransferase: MTGDHYFSAQPASDAPAREVEFTVADRDYRLASAGGVFSASRLDPGTAVLLRKAELPAADTSGDLLDLGCGFGPISCVLADLAPTSTVWAVDVNARARELTAANAVRVGAGDRVHVSAPDEVPADVRFTQIWSNPPIRIGKDGLHELLLRWLPRLAPDGVGWLVVARHLGGDSLQRWLTEQNWQVERHASQKGFRVLRVTR, translated from the coding sequence GTGACCGGCGACCACTACTTCTCCGCTCAGCCCGCCAGCGACGCCCCGGCGCGCGAGGTCGAGTTCACCGTCGCCGACCGCGACTACCGGCTCGCCTCGGCCGGCGGGGTCTTCTCCGCCAGCCGGCTCGACCCGGGCACCGCGGTGCTCCTGCGCAAGGCCGAGCTGCCCGCCGCCGACACCAGCGGCGACCTACTCGACCTGGGCTGCGGATTCGGACCGATCAGCTGCGTGCTGGCCGACCTCGCACCGACGAGCACCGTCTGGGCCGTCGACGTCAACGCCCGTGCCCGCGAGCTGACCGCCGCCAACGCGGTCCGGGTCGGTGCCGGCGACCGAGTCCACGTCAGCGCGCCCGACGAGGTGCCGGCGGACGTCCGGTTCACCCAGATCTGGTCCAACCCACCCATCCGGATCGGCAAGGACGGGCTGCACGAGCTGCTGCTGCGCTGGCTGCCCCGGCTCGCACCGGACGGCGTCGGCTGGCTGGTCGTCGCCCGGCACCTCGGCGGTGACTCGTTGCAGCGCTGGCTCACCGAGCAGAACTGGCAGGTGGAGCGGCACGCCAGCCAGAAGGGCTTCCGGGTGCTACGAGTCACCCGGTAA
- the rpsM gene encoding 30S ribosomal protein S13 codes for MARLVGVDLPREKRLEIALTYIFGVGRTRALETLAATGISPDKRARDLTDEELVQLRDHIEGNYKVEGDLRREVAADIRRKVEIGCYAGIRHRRGLPVRGQRTKTNARTRKGPKRTVAGKKKPGKK; via the coding sequence ATGGCACGTCTAGTCGGCGTGGATCTCCCCCGCGAAAAGCGGTTGGAGATCGCGCTCACCTACATCTTCGGGGTCGGTCGCACCCGCGCCCTGGAGACGCTCGCCGCCACCGGCATCTCGCCGGACAAGCGCGCTCGGGACCTCACGGACGAGGAGCTCGTGCAGCTCCGCGACCACATCGAGGGCAACTACAAGGTTGAAGGCGACCTGCGCCGCGAGGTCGCCGCTGACATCCGCCGCAAGGTTGAGATCGGCTGCTACGCCGGCATCCGGCACCGCCGGGGCCTGCCCGTGCGTGGCCAGCGGACCAAGACCAACGCCCGGACCCGCAAGGGCCCGAAGCGGACCGTCGCCGGCAAGAAGAAGCCCGGCAAGAAGTAA
- the rplQ gene encoding 50S ribosomal protein L17 produces MPTPTKGPRLGGSPSHERLMLANLATALFQHGKIQTTETKARRLRPLAEQLITKAKRGDLASRRRVLGVVKDKDVVYALFDQIAPRYSNRPGGYTRIVKTGPRKGDNAPMAIIELVEELQVAEPKVNKKTAARKAAQQDKVEALAPTEEAPQSAQTDQDSDAPVSASGDTDAAREDSDEATENKA; encoded by the coding sequence ATGCCCACGCCCACCAAGGGCCCCCGCCTCGGCGGCAGCCCCTCGCACGAGCGGCTGATGCTGGCCAACCTGGCCACTGCGCTGTTCCAGCACGGCAAGATCCAGACCACCGAGACGAAGGCTCGGCGGCTGCGTCCGCTGGCCGAGCAGCTCATCACCAAGGCCAAGCGCGGTGACCTCGCCTCGCGTCGGCGGGTGCTGGGTGTCGTCAAGGACAAGGACGTCGTGTACGCCCTGTTCGACCAGATCGCGCCCCGGTACTCCAACCGCCCCGGCGGTTACACCCGGATCGTGAAGACCGGTCCGCGCAAGGGTGACAACGCGCCGATGGCGATCATCGAGCTGGTGGAGGAGCTTCAGGTCGCCGAGCCGAAGGTGAACAAGAAGACCGCCGCCCGCAAGGCCGCGCAGCAGGACAAGGTCGAGGCACTCGCCCCGACCGAGGAGGCCCCGCAGTCGGCCCAGACCGACCAGGACTCCGACGCGCCGGTGTCGGCGTCCGGTGACACCGACGCCGCCCGCGAGGACAGCGACGAGGCCACCGAGAACAAGGCCTGA